A stretch of Aedes aegypti strain LVP_AGWG chromosome 2, AaegL5.0 Primary Assembly, whole genome shotgun sequence DNA encodes these proteins:
- the LOC5565995 gene encoding multiple inositol polyphosphate phosphatase 1, with protein MTRIGWILPIVSIILGISAVQLVHAQNIRCCEDYCYSRDHDRSQSKHFATKTSYEVIHGSSSSREHIVPNCIPSKFWLLSRHGTRLPGKKDIELLPQALNNLRNSILDNYDNRRTAPDIGRMCADDLDLLRSWRWDRNVSVEYESFLTDQGWSDLKLLARREKDRFYEVFNGPYDKQRYLFRHTKAQRTEASFKAFVEGLFGDAAYNFINADPEPSDDTLLKPYDFCPAYDANKDKNKQPDSELNKFLRSPMYLQTLSDISTRLGFRYNLSTDQIEAMWDICRYEQAWHLQQYSPWCSVFTKSQVNVLEYKEDLKYYYQNSYGYERSADLACYAVADMMKHLGRADGQQVIAYFTHESEIQIFLAALGALKDRIALRADNYYAMQNRNFRSSELTPFASNVAVVRYQCADPVEPVKVIFFLNEKALMFDWCRVGLCNWSEVVRRYERFTKGDCAKMYCGGSGASSSTLHWTAAMGVVLAIGGTFLAQQRL; from the exons ATGACCCGCATTGGCTGGATACTTCCGATCGTTTCGATCATCCTCGGTATATCCGCCGTCCAACTCGTGCATGCCCAGAACATCAGATGCTGTGAAGACTACTGCTACAGCCGAGATCATGACCGGAGTCAGTCGAAGCATTTCGCCACGAAAACCTCCTACGAAGTGATCCACGGTTCGTCCTCCAGTCGGGAACACATCGTACCAA ATTGTATTCCGTCCAAGTTTTGGCTGCTGAGCCGCCACGGAACGAGACTACCGGGTAAAAAGGATATCGAGTTACTACCGCAAGCTCTGAATAAT CTTCGAAATTCGATTCTGGACAACTACGACAACCGTCGTACAGCTCCAGACATAGGACGTATGTGCGCCGACGATTTGGATCTACTGCGATCGTGGCGCTGGGACCGGAACGTCTCCGTTGAGTACGAATCCTTTCTCACCGATCAGGGTTGGAGTGACTTAAAGCTGCTGGCCAGGCGAGAGAAGGATCGCTTCTACGAAGTGTTCAACGGGCCCTACGATAAGCAGCGTTATTTG TTCCGTCACACGAAAGCGCAACGCACCGAGGCCAGTTTCAAAGCGTTTGTTGAGGGCCTATTTGGAGATGCAGCGTATAACTTTATCAACGCGGACCCGGAACCTAGCGACGATACTCTGCTGAAGCCTTATGATTTTTGTCCGGCGTATGATGCAAACAAGGACAAAAATAAGCAACCGGACTCCGAGCTGAATAAATTTTTAAGGTCTCCGATGTATTTGCAAACTCTGTCGGATATTTCGACACGTTTGGGCTTCCGGTACAATCTGAGCACCGATCAGATTGAAGCCATGTGGGACATTTGCAGGTACGAGCAGGCATGGCATCTGCAGCAGTACAGCCCTTGGTGCAGTGTGTTCACCAAGAGTCAGGTCAATGTTCTGGAGTACAAGGAAGACCTCAAGTATTACTATCAGAATAGCTATGGGTACGAGAGGAGTGCCGACTTGGCCTGCTATGCCGTCGCCGATATGATGAAGCATTTGGGACGTGCGGACGGTCAACAAGTTATCGCCTACTTCACACACGAGTCGGAGATTCAGATCTTTCTGGCTGCCTTGGGTGCGCTGAAGGATAGAATAGCACTCAGAGCAGATAATTACTACGCCATGCAGAATCGGAACTTCAGATCTAGTGAGCTGACTCCGTTCGCGTCTAACGTTGCAGTCGTGAGGTATCAGTGTGCTGATCCGGTAGAACCGGTGAAGGTCATTTTCTTCCTGAATGAAAAGGCATTGATGTTCGACTGGTGTCGAGTTGGGCTTTGCAACTGGTCCGAGGTGGTACGGCGTTACGAGCGATTTACCAAGGGAGATTGTGCCAAAATGTACTGTGGTGGAAGCGGGGCGTCCAGCAGCACATTGCATTGGACGGCTGCGATGGGCGTCGTGTTGGCAATAGGCGGAACGTTCCTCGCGCAACAACGATTGTAG